TTAGTATACGGTATGGAATAATCCATTCGTTCCATATTAATTGTCTtaaaaaaaatacacaatttaaattttccttttttaaaagcaaagaaataacattattacattgtatttttttgtttactttacagttttactccttactttttatctatatttttgtctTACATTATAAAGTAAGAGTATAAATgaactttattttatttttttcttatttatttattaaagtgGACAATAAATAATGAGACATCCTAAAATAGAATATTGGACAATTAGTTAGAGACGGAGGgagtaaataaataaagttaaaaaaaaaataggTGTTATATCAACAATGAGGCCAATTATCCAAATCAGAAACAAAGCCCAATTAAACTTCAAACACCCAATAAGCCCAGATCCAATGTAATCATCGGCACCCGTACTTTTGTGATCTTGCAATGGAACTACAACGACACTAATCAATCAAAATCTCATCTCGTTTTAGTCTCTGGATCTATTCGATTTTGCAGGCGAGAGAGATAACCATGACGATGTTTCATTTCTTCAACTGTGCGATCTTAACTTTTGGACCTCACGCGGTTTACTATTCTGCTACTCCTCTGTTAGTCTCCGTCAATAATTGACCTAATTAATAATGGCTATAGTTTAGATATTAAATAATTGCGCATTTAATCTATCGTATGCTATAGTTTGATTACTTGAAGTTGTATCTGAGTGTTAATTATAGGCTTTGTTGTAACACCTGAATTGAAGTGTTTATAATACTGCCATAACGTGATTTGTGCTACATATCACATGTGCTTATATCTATATGCAAATGTATGTTTTTATGTATTTATGTACGATATATATATGTGATAATTTGTACATATTAAGTTTGTGTTTGTAGGAGCTTTTATAGATCAACTGAACAACTGTGATTGTTAGATAATGAATAATTTTGTAGATAATTTATTCTATGCTGCAAATTTGATTACTTGACGTAATTAGATCGTCAAAATTAGGTTTTGTCCTGACATTTATATGACTTGTTTTTTGTACTTTCACACTGTATTTGTGCTAAATGTCATCAATTTAAGTGTATGTGTAATGTGTATGTCTCTATACATGAGATTTTGGAAATTTTGGTGCTTATATAGATCAATCGAACAACTGTGGTTGTTGTGAAACTGCTAGCATAGCACTTTTAGATCTCAGATCCGTAATCAAACTAGTACAGAGTATTTAAGAAGTTTGTGTATGAAACGTCTCGATGTAGATTTTACCATACATAACTAATAATGAAGAAATTGCTGATATTCCAGCTTCAAAAAATGTATTCTTATGTACAGAGTTTAAAATTTTGGAGGTTTCATTTGTTTGAGATGGAATTATGGAAATAGTATCTTGGatccgtgttttttttttttttttttttttcacttatCACGTTGTGGTGTTTTTTCTGTTACAGATCCGAGTATGATACACTTGGCACTTCAGTCAAAACTGCTGTTGTCTATCTTGTTACTGCATTAGTGAAGGTATGATTTACGTTCACCAACCTGTTAATCACCCTGAACTTATAACACAATACGCATATACAAGTATTCAACTTTTTCTCTGTCGGTTATCTTATTATGTCATTTGTATTTTGCTATTTGGGCAGCTTGTTTGCTTAGCTACATTTCTCAAGGTATCTGAAAGCGACGTTTTTGATCCTTCACAGGTAAATTTCTTTGATATGGTTGTGTTCTTTTAATAATTTAATAACTGTTAAATCTGTCGctttgtaattttattattattattttttttttttttttttttgcattttttCAACTTTGAAGTAACAGGTAGTCCTTTTTAAGTAAATTATGAAAGAAACAACAAAACTAGTTATTGGGGAAAGGTAATTAAGCAAAAGTAACATTTTGTAAATAATATTAAAGTAATCCTCAAACACACTTATTTTATATCATCTTTGTATTGATTTTATGCATATATTGTTTTAATATATAATGTAAGTTTGTCTATTGTTGTGAGCATTCTTACTGCAGCTTACAGTCAATGTCTAACACATTTTTACTAATGTttcctctcttttttcattttgttTAGGAACTGTTGAAAGCTTTTATTGGTTTTATAGATGTTGCGGGGCTTTACTTTGCCCTGACTCAGTTAACGCACAGGAACATATCTCAAAATCACAAGTTCCAGGCAGTTGGCCTCGGTGAGTGACTGCTAACCTTTATCATGTATCAACTTCTTCAAAAACTAGGGTTTAAGTTATTATAATTTTTGGTTGTTTAGACCTAAATTAATGTTCACTTATAGTTGATTGATCATCTATATATCTCATTTATGTGTACCTACAGGATGGGCTTTTGCTGATTCTGTTTTGCACAGGCTGGCACCCCTTTGGGTCGGTGCCAGAGGACTTGAGTTCACTTGGGATTACATTTTGCAAGGCCTTGAAGCAAATGCAAATTTGGTATGTGCTTTgtcatattttttattattattagtattattattattttttttttttacctttaagATGGATATGACATGCTTCACCGAGGCTATATGTTTATATGTCTTTTGGAACTTGAAATATGATTAGCATCAATCTCTAGTATCATCGAGCCTTTGGCGTAGATAAGTAGCTCATCAACATAGTTTTTGTATCTTCAAATCCCAACAGGCCAACAGGGACTAGTGTGTATTTGGCATTAAGGAAAAATAATAAGTTTCTAAATGCTTTAGTAAACAGAAACGGATTccgtatataattatataaataaaaatagggGTCAAGTAATCAGTTTTATGTTAGCTGCAACAAAACTAATTATCCAATGCTaagaataaaatatataattactaaatttacttttaaaacttaatttgagagACATGTACTATCATTTCATAGAGTCTTTGTTTTTCGACAAGAAAGGCCTTTCTGCTCagtataaaatatattatatgttaatctcttaataataattaataatctgtATTATAAATAACACACAAACATCTAGTTACCTGATTACCATAACTTGAAGCAGCAGAATCAGAATCAATCTCCATCTCCTATAGCCcttttattacaacttattatctgATTCTGAACATTTAATAGCACTTGATCTTTTTTTAAAAATACAcacatacttatgatttaatgaagcTTATTTGACATGAAACTTGGGTATACTTGATCCTTTGACAGAAATATACATATTTTGATTTGAGCTGATTTGTGTGTTTTGATTGAATTCAGATGCTGAGTTTATCACTTGCTGCATTGGGATCTTTGATGTGGCTAAGGAAGAACAAGCCAAAGACATTGATTCCTATCATATACGTATGTGCCGGAATTGTGGCAACAATGCCTTCCATCACAAGGTATATGATTATCTTATTGAACAACCTTCTCACTATATCATCTGCATAACAAATTTTTTAGATATTTGTTTTAGTTTAACGCATCAAAACATCCCATGGCATATGTATATCTTATTGAACACTTTACAGAATCCCATACTCAAGTCCTTTTACCTTTTACATGTTTCAAAGACCATAAATTTTAAGCTAGTGATGTGCTCAAGCTTATAATGTGAGTTGCTGAATAATGTttgtttgttattgttattgcagCTATCTGAGGTGGGGGTTAGGATGGCATCTTACAGAAGTAGTTAGTTTTCAACTGTTAACTTCGTTGATCATGGCTTTAGTCAGCTGGCAACTCTTCTCAGCATGTCAAAAACCATCTGCTTGACTTCAGGGATGGAAGTTGCTTGCCGTGTTTTTAAAGAGAACTATTCTTGTAGAACCGTAGACATTAAAGTTAGACATATTACAACACCCAAATTTTAGTCAACTGATGGCTGTGTTCAACTACTGAATTGCTGGTTACTTGTTAAGATATGACCTTTTATCGTACTTTATCGTGTAGAAGAATATTTTCACTCGAATGTGGAGAATACATATTTGGTGTCTTGAGTAGCGAAGAAAGTCACAAACTTGAATAACTCATCCATACCATACAACGGTTAACCTCGTTAAGTCCAAAACACAACCACAAAAAAATGACGTTTAGACCTAAGATCCCTAACTTAGGTTAATGTTAACGAATTTAAGCAACCATCTTGGTCAACTATCAACCATAATTGCCACTAACATAATTTTTAACTTGGACGTTCTTTAAGGAATGTACCCTAAAGTTGCCCGCCGCTTTTATCGCGTCTTCAAGTTGAAGCTTTGTCATCTTGATAagtaaagaacatttcatactttaTGAGATGAGATATAGTGTCATGTTACCATCTCCATATAGTAAGGGTGTAAGCTAACACATGTTTATCATGAAACGACCAACTTTTTTCATTAAGATGTGAAGAACCTGCATTAACTGTAACAAACTAAAACGATTCATAGACTAAACAGCTTATGTACAAATCCAGGGGGGGTTGTTTTATGGTATGCAGGAAGAAGCAATTGTACAACTAATACCATAATGTTCTCCAAAAGGGTTGACCAAGTATTGTTACCATAATTTCCTTTTACCCGTTCACATTCACAATCACTTTTGATACTAACTGGAATAGCAACGCCTAAAAACAAGAACATAACCTGCAAAAAGAATTGATCATCGGAGAATATTTCAGTAGCGATTATACTAAAATTTGAAAAATTTATCTAGGTGGTTGAGGTATATAAGACAACTAAACTATAAGATATAACTAAGTCAACAGATATGAAATTACATTTGGCAAATACAAGTTAATGAAAACCAAAGCTGACCATTTCAACCCATTTACATATAATGGGTTTCCATCCGGGTTATGTTTCATCTTTAATGATCAAATGGGTaggaaaaaaattaaaaagaataaGACGGAAACGAGTCAAATAGTGGAAAGATCATCCATCATGTTTTTTTAATGCATAAAACCTCCTAAAATTGTTACTTTATAATGATATTCTTATCTGAACTATAATCTTTATAATCATATTTGAATGGATCATTGTTAAAAAGACTAAAAGATTCTCTGACAAAGAGTGATTCAAGTCAGCCTCACATGCTTTCAACACATATAAAAGCTACCAATTTCAGCGTGCCCATTTGACCCGACCCACCAATTTTGCAACCCTTAATTCAAACGGTTACAAGGTTTCTTCTTTGTCAACAGAAcgcaatatatacatataataaagaAGATAGCACATAGTACTGACCAGATGATGACGTATTTAACTTATCAAGATGACCCATTGCCTAACTCATTAGAAGATCCATTCTCAATCTGATAGTCTAAGTCAGCAAAATCCTTTCCAACACCAGATACGTGTACACGCATTTCACATGTGCCAATAAGCTCAAATATGCAAATATCTCCCATTTTGAGATCATTATCACGAACAAACGCCATCCAACCTCCACAAAACGTATGTAACGTCTGTACTTTAAACGTTGGTATTGAATTTACTGTCCAACATTCTCCTTTTAAATTGTGAAGCGTAATTTCTGTTCTACAGCTCGGAAGGTGTTCCATAGAGAATCGATACGGAATTTTCTGGTTATTTGTAACATTAAGAAGGCATGTTAAGGAAATAGCAACAAGTCAACAACTAGTAAAACTGTTGACTTTATATGCTGAAATAATTAAATTCTTGAAAAGAGGCGAATTGCATTACAAGGTAAAACAATTAGGCAACTTCTTTTTTAAGTGACGATTTTAACCATAAAAAACTCTGAACTTTTCTAAATCAATACCTAACTTCGGTTCAACTTAACTAACATGATTACCGAACAAAAAGGATGATGTGTCACCTGTCTCGTCAGTGACTTTGACAAAGTTGACTTTTTAAGTACCACTAATATGGTGTCCAGAAACCAGTTAACAGGTAGAAGTAAGGATATATACTTCTTTAGTATTCGAGAATGAAAAAGACGCGAGATGGAGACGAGTCGGTCAGGACCTTGAAAGGTCAAATAATCGGTTGGAGACGGGGTCGACACGGGGTCGAGACAGACGTTGAGTAACATTGACTTTTAAATGCTATATAGTTTTTTTATAaagttttgtataaatatagtgtaTTTAGTAATTTATCTTTAAGGGATAATGTAAGTCGGTGTTTTCCCCAGCTAATTTTTAAATGGGCTTGGGATTTTCACTTAAACTTATACAAGGCTaaacaaaaagtcaacttttgaccAACGTTGACCAATTTTACTGAATTTGACACCAATTTGACCTAACTTTTAGTGTTGACCGACTAATAAGACGGTTTTAGGcgagacgggacgggctagtcaccaaaccctCGCAAAAGCCATCACAATGACCATCGAAACCGTCGTCTGCAACTATGTTAGTATTTAGTAAGTAATGTGGTTTTTATACGTGAAAACAATGGTAATTCTCCTAAAGTACGTTACTGTTTGCCCGAAAATGCCATTTAAAAAGGAATACGAGATTGAACTCACCAGAGTGTATGATCCACCGACGTTGAACTTCTTCATGACTCTGACAAAATAAGGAAAGCTAGTAACGAAAGATTCGGCAGCCATTTTTTCCTCGGGTGCCGACTTCAATGACGTAAAACCCATCATATTTGAACCTCTATTTTCTTGTAAACCTCTCATTTTTCCTATAAATTTTTAACTTCTTaatattagtaaaatagtaattataaaataGATATTCGGTATGACAATGCACATCAAGATAATTAAACTAAGTCAGCAATCACAGTTGCATTAATAACTGGCTTACCATTAGTAGTTCTTGATTGGGAGGCATCAACAGATCCCTTGGCTGAAATGTCACATTTAACCTTCCCTATAAAGTTGACTTTCTTAGTCAACTTTTCGTTAGTTTTCTGACAAGTTCCATTGGCTAAATCCTCACTGTCACAATGTTCATAGTCTAGTGGCTCCTGTGTAACTCTAAGAATACTCACACGCATTTCATACTTTCCTATAAGTTCAAATATGCAGACATCTTTTACGTTAATGTTATTACCACGCACAAAACTCAACCACCCACCACAAAACGTATGTGAAGTTTGCACTCGTGTGGTTGGAATTGAATTAACGGTCCAAGATTCTCCTTTTAAGTTATGAAGCACAAGCTTTATTTTGCAGTTAGGTAAATATGCCGTTGCAAACTGATATGGAACATTCTGCAAAAAAACAATGATAATTCAAGAAAAACATAAGAATATTTCAATAAGTATGGTACTTTTAAATATTGTATCCTTTGGCTTAAGAGACCCTAAATGATAATATTTCAAAAGTTCGGGAATTTCAAATGCAATGTGCTACCAAAATAAGAATGAGATAGGTGTCGTTTGTTTTTCGGTctgcagaccttattatgtcttatgtctgcgagCGCACAGACGTTTTTACTGCTGTTTGTTTTTTGGAAGACAtcagataaaataatgtcttattctgtCTACAATCTCGCAGACTAagaaatgtgcttctaagtgctgcagacaggattaagttattttgcagaaataaaaacaaacagtcttcagtaTTCAACATACAGACCTTTAgaccacatcttctttacagacatggtccgcagatcttcagacaaaaacatcttaaaaaacaaacaacacctaagaCTCTGAATCTTTGCTTATCAAAAAGCATGAAAATTTCATATTAAAAGTGAGATATAAGAGCTACCCACCAAAGTATATGAACCGCTTATGTTGAATCTTTTCATAACTTGGCTAAAGTGAGGAAAACTCGAAGTAAACGATTGAGCTATTTTATCTGCTTCAAAAGCTGATATCCGGCCCAGCCCATTATCATCGGGGCATACCTCTGCAATAAAATTCATGAAAATTTACAATTAAATACAACAACAAAAATCCACtacaaaaataatataattaaaagcACTTTTACCTGATAAAGGGATAGCATGAGTGATACGATTCTTCAACGCACTACCACAAAACTCTGCGTTATTGATATAATCTTGTAATTCTAATTGCATGTCAACTTGTGAAGTTCTAGGTTTCTTCGGGATATAGTCAACTGTGTTGGTCAACAAAGATCCATGTTCCCTTTCCCTCTTTTTTCCAAAGTGTTGATCGAAGATGCTTAAATCTTGATGGCACTCAGCAGAAAAAGCAGTTTCTTTCTCACAAGAACTTTGGTCAAAGATTTGTACTGTAAAATGCAAATCGCCATCGTATCTAAAAACTAAAGAGTCCCCTGACTCTAAAAAGTGATCCCTCACAAAACCTGTCCATCCATCCAGAATAAATAAACCGTCGGTCTGCTCTGCCAAGTCAGCATGCCAGGTGTTTCCACTGGGACCCGTTAAAGAAACTGTTCCAGATGTTTTCCCTTCTAAATGTTTGCCAAACTTTGACGGTATTTTCTGTAACAGGAAACCCGAAAATCACACAATGAGCGATAAAAATAAACAAATATCACCAAAAAATGGTATTTTTTTTGGTTAATCTCATCGATTAATTCCTTGAAACTTGGAAAAGATCGTCACCAGTGGCGGAACTCAAAGGGGGTACCGCCCCACCTTGATTTAACGGGAAAAAtaaatttacactaaaaaaaatttttttaccaaaaaataagttttttttttattgtttaccCCCGCTGCAATgaaaaaattattaaatttttatacCCGCCCCATCTGTATTGTATtcaggttcaagttccgccactgattgTCACTTCACATTATTTGATCATTAGATAATCAAAAAGCAAACAACATAAACACTACTTTCAAAGCCTTATTTCATTATAAGCTGCACCTCAGCACCTGAGTATCGGAGTCTAATTATTTAACTTCACATTATCACATTCAAATGGCACATCGAAAAATCCCTaaatattttaacaaataaaagcaTGGCTTCAACATATACCACATATCTACATTATCATCACTATATATTTTCCTGAATATCAACATAAAAACATACGATTTCAACACAATAAttctaaattaataatattttaacTAAATTTTGCCTTTTATCACATAAAATACTCAATTCCCCTGATTTATTTCACTATACTAATTTATCCCTAACTTCAGAAACTTTATAATAACATTAGGAGAAAACATGTGCGTATCTGTGTGTATATAAAGATTAAAAGATATATAGACACATAGATATGTATGTAAGGATGCAGggaaataataaaagaaataaaaggtTAGTTACCAGTTTATGGAAGCTGATATTAGGGTTAAAAGCCTTAATAAAATGGGGTCTGCTTGTTGCATTCATCATATATTTGTGTTGTATGTATGTATCCAGCGATGAATAATTGTACTGACTTTAATACTACGAGACATTTGATTTCAGAGTGAAGATGAATCAggctgagagagagagagagagagagagagagagagagagaacagAATAGAGGGAcgaaggagagagagagagagggggtgtAGAAATGaattttatttaatttcatatattttttttcttttctaaaacGGGTGATGATATATAGGCAACCAATTTTTATAAATACACAATcaaacatgctttacagtattGTATAGTACAATACTGTAAAATAtatttggttgtgtatttgtaaaaattggttaTGTAGATATCACTACCCATAACTTAATAGGAGTAAGTAACATTAACATAACCGA
This genomic window from Rutidosis leptorrhynchoides isolate AG116_Rl617_1_P2 chromosome 2, CSIRO_AGI_Rlap_v1, whole genome shotgun sequence contains:
- the LOC139893948 gene encoding uncharacterized protein, producing MTMFHFFNCAILTFGPHAVYYSATPLSEYDTLGTSVKTAVVYLVTALVKLVCLATFLKVSESDVFDPSQELLKAFIGFIDVAGLYFALTQLTHRNISQNHKFQAVGLGWAFADSVLHRLAPLWVGARGLEFTWDYILQGLEANANLMLSLSLAALGSLMWLRKNKPKTLIPIIYVCAGIVATMPSITSYLRWGLGWHLTEVVSFQLLTSLIMALVSWQLFSACQKPSA
- the LOC139893947 gene encoding B3 domain-containing protein Os11g0197600-like, with product MMNATSRPHFIKAFNPNISFHKLKIPSKFGKHLEGKTSGTVSLTGPSGNTWHADLAEQTDGLFILDGWTGFVRDHFLESGDSLVFRYDGDLHFTVQIFDQSSCEKETAFSAECHQDLSIFDQHFGKKREREHGSLLTNTVDYIPKKPRTSQVDMQLELQDYINNAEFCGSALKNRITHAIPLSEVCPDDNGLGRISAFEADKIAQSFTSSFPHFSQVMKRFNISGSYTLNVPYQFATAYLPNCKIKLVLHNLKGESWTVNSIPTTRVQTSHTFCGGWLSFVRGNNINVKDVCIFELIGKYEMRVSILRVTQEPLDYEHCDSEDLANGTCQKTNEKLTKKVNFIGKVKCDISAKGSVDASQSRTTNGKMRGLQENRGSNMMGFTSLKSAPEEKMAAESFVTSFPYFVRVMKKFNVGGSYTLKIPYRFSMEHLPSCRTEITLHNLKGECWTVNSIPTFKVQTLHTFCGGWMAFVRDNDLKMGDICIFELIGTCEMRVHVSGVGKDFADLDYQIENGSSNELGNGSS